TGAAGTGGCCAGTAGGAATGGATTGTCTGGCAGCAATATTCTTACATCTAATAGAAATATGTTGCATTGAGGCACAGATGACTTATGCGAAAAGATTTCTCATCAAACCCTTAATAAAGCATCAGCTTTGTTggccatgaaaaaaaatcatccccCTGCCTCTTTTCTTTAGTCCATCTTTCTCACCATAGAACCACGCTATACCGATGGCTTCAATAAGCACTCCAAACAGAATCGATGTTCCTGCTGCAAAGTGGTCCAGCAGAGTAAACACATACATCCCTCcctggagaggaagaggagagaaagaaaataatgcCTGTAAGTTTTCTACTGTTACCTTGTTTTTAGACAGTTTTGCAGATATTATGTCTGTACGTATGCAAACACTAGGAGTTTAACCACAGTGCAAGGATAAATTCTAACTAGCACACTAACGTGATGTGCATGCCATTAAACACAGACTCCTCAATAAGAGACTTACATTTGTAACACAGAAGAGGGAGATGAGAAAAGTGGAAACAACAATAAAGAGGGTGAACAGCTCTCTGTGCTTGTGGAGGAATTTGAATTCATCAATTAGTCCCGTGATCACTGATTCCATGCCACCCAtctacaacaaaaaacacagcagttagaaagaaagaaaaagtcagtCCTGAGCTGTTAAGTCACTGAAGAGGCCCGTCGATGCTTGGATAGTTACTGCTCCTAGACTATATATTTGAGAGTAATGAAAAACAGTAATTTGGCACAGAAAAGGTATGCTATTTGGCTGACCAAAGGGATGTaactgtgagtgtctgtgtggatACTCACTGCACTGTCAATGCCCAGAGTCAACAGCATGATGAAGAAGATAACTGCCCAAATTGATGACCCGGGTAGTGTTGCAATGGCTTCGGGGTAAATGACAAACACTAATCCAGCGCCTAAAAGAGCacaaaaaccatgaaaaaaagagcaaaggtGAACAGCAGCGCAAAACAAAATGTAGTGCTCAAACTATTTCCCCTTCtagcaaatataaaataaaagtaaaagaggAGGTAGAACAAAAATGGATGTTGTAGATTAGCCAAAATCAACAGCCTTATAGCCTTCCCGTCagttttatgacattttaaactcaaaattaaacagtttaaaaagctTTGCATAATCAACAATAAACAATCATACCGTCTCTTGCAACTTTGTCTAGAGCCACGTTGTGCTTTTGGGACATGTACCCAAGGAAGGAGAAAACCACAAAGCCAGAGAAGAAACTTGTTAAAGAGTTGATGGAGCTGGTAATGATGGCGTCCCTGGATCAATAAAAGAAGGCAGAAACACGATAGTCCATAATAAGAATGTAAAACACTTTGTCAATATATCATCAGCCAGCAAACAGTCAATATCCACATAACTGACCAGACCAGCTGTGAATCAGggatgcacttaaaaaaaaattatgtacaGGCTTGACATCAGCTTAGGAAACCTTTGACTGATCTAGATCTAGATAGATTGCTCTGTCAGATTTTCAGTATCTTGCATCATGTGACAAACTAGTGAGttgttcttttcattaaaaaaaaaaaaaagaacaaaacagcaATAACCTTTTTAAGGTTAAATGGTACGTTAAAAGCGAGTTTATGCTTTTATGGAATCCTCGAAGTGTTAGTTATcagaagcatttttttaaagggcAAAACGGGGGAGATAAAAGCCACCTGTGGGTCGCAGATGATTTTCAAAGAGTGCAACAGTTTTGATTGGTGTAACATCTAAAGTAGTCTGCTGCGCAGCTTGGTGTCAAAGACATAGAGGGTTTCAAGGAGCTTCAAAGGTTATTGTAATTCACCTGCTTATGTTGCATGTGTGCTTGCAGAATCAGCTTCCCCACCTCCGTGTGCCTCCGTGAATTCCCACCTGCCTCTCCCCGTGTATCCGTACCTGTAACAGTTGTTGCTGAATTTGTTGTAGCTGGAAAAGGCAATTAGCACACCAAACCCCACTCCCAGCGAGAAACAGATCTGCGTTGCTGCCTCAATCCAGACCTGGGGAGAGAAAGAACAAGCGCACTTGTGTGAAGCGGCAAACAAAAGGcacaggagaggaaaaaagcCATTATTAGAGATAATTGCAGGAAACTCATTCAACAGCAGCAGATGAAAGACGCTTGTGAATACGGGGGGTAATTTTGCAAATTACTGCTCCATGcatctatctaatctaattctCCAATTGCTCCCGTGCATCTCTCAATCTCTGTCCTTGCTTTCGCTATCATAAATGAATCCTTTAGTCACGCATGTGGATTTATTGGGACCCTCAACACCTAGTGTTAAGTTAAATTAGATATTTATATTGTGATAGGAGGTTTCATGGataagaaaaatatttgaaatgagtGACACAAGTAGTTTTCTCAAATTTCTTTATTGCCTCCAGGGAAGGTAGCAATTAAAACAATGCTGTGTTTACTTGCACTAAAATAATTCCACATTCAGGCTTTTGGCACAATAAAATTAAAGGGTTAATTTAACAGTAGACATAGAGGATAGCAATAGTAGAGCCCAATGCTCTTGTTATGCTTCTTGTTTGTTAAGCAAATAAAACTTCattatgctttttttctgttatcgcTGTTTCGGGTTCTCTTAATCTGTGGACTTGAGCTCAGAATTTTATGTGtcaacattttttgtgtgtgagcagGTCTGTTGTCTAAATCACTCTTTGTGGAACCATAATTAAACTAAACtagactaaaataaaataaactaagataaaacacagatttaGACTTTCTTTTATTGATGGCcacttccatcttttatatacagcctgTATTTTCTACCCTTTTTTctgagttgttgttttgtttttttctgttttggttatTTATCTCAGAAAATCCATAACTATGCCAACAAATCTACAGCTATAAAATACTTTCTTGGATTATGTTatatcacattttgggttgatAAGAATATCATTCATCAAGATCTAGGACTTTAAATGCTAAATTTATCAGCGTTAGTTGTTGCAGTATGTGTTGGTTTTGACCTATACACTGGCTTTGCATTGGATGTCAAGCAACAGGTACAAGTTACAATTCCCTGCCATGAGAACTCCTGTTAAGCACAGTAGTATGATATGTTAAAAAAATTGTTGTAGTTGTGCATTCTTCATTTTTTAGTATTGGAGTCTCTTTACATGCAAgtgtaaaaattaaatacaggaaatacaagtgaaaatgtaaataaagccaCAGTATTTCCCCTCATACTATATCTTCTTCTTGTGGAACACTGTCACTCTCACTTCACTTGTgtctcctctttcttcttttggCGCTCACCTTGGCATCACAGAGTCTTAGGAAGTCCACGGAGAGGTAGGCCTTAATGCCATCAATGGCTCCAGGCAGGGTGACTCCGCGGAGCAGCAGCACAGTTAAGACCACATAGGGCATTGTGGCTGTGATCCACACAACCTGAAAGAGTCACacaaggtacacacacacacacacactcacatgataCACACAAGAAAAAGATACATGCATGCAGAACAATCATGCATTTAAAGATGGTGCTGCATTTGACTGCTATGCTGTTAAAGTCACTGTGCACCATGACTCACTTAgatttttagttttgcaaatatAACAGTAATTAATGTCTGCTATCTTATATGTTACCTTGCCAGAAGTCTTGACTCCCTTCCAGAGACTGAAGTAGAGCAGAACAATAACCACAGCTAGACAGGAAGTCAGCTGCCAACGTGGACGACCCAGGTTATCAATGCCGTTACTGTCCTGGATATGGAGTACTGCCCTTCTGAGAAAGGAGAACATTCAAGCAAGAGGCATGGTGACTCCTAAATCACCATTTAGTGTACACTGACTGTCTTGTATGTATGAGCACATTCAAATTTAGAAAGACTTCGCTTAACAGAGGTGTGAAGAGACAGGATGAGCTCAAGAATACTGGCCTAAAAAGCTGTCACCAGAATTTCATGTCACACATTGTTGACACCAATCCATCGTCTGCACTGGGCTTAACATTGTAGCTAATTTCTGAGTTTTTTAGTTACCATAGTTACTGCACTAAATCCAAAGGGTTCCCTTTTTTTCTGACGAGAGCTTAgcgtcttaaaaaaaagaataaaaagaacatATGCAACAGAAGGTAAAGCAACACCTCTGTTGACTTCTCTccagacatttaaaaagaaaaaaataacctattttattatttctgtcATGAAAATGTATCAACACCAATTaaatatatgtttaaatatGTTCCATATGAACTACAGGACGTAAAATACCAttactaaaacacacacatctaaagtacatacagtactgtatgtACTGAGTAGGATATTCAGGGTTCACTGATTCCAGATGTAATCATAATAACTGCTGCAATCAAGATAAAAATGACTAAAGTtcattataatattattattcatatcaGAAACTGAAGTATAAACTAGGCTCCAGATACCCTTCATAAGATTGGCTTTACATCCAGTCCCTGTTTCTGAAAGATGATACTTGAGCTTCACCTAAAGGGAGATTTGAGACCTCAGGCTGTCTGACCAGATGCTGCACCAAGTGTCGCTACATCTGTTGCAAGTGCTGAAAATAATGCATTATAATGAattacattatcacaaatgGCAGCTAAGATGGGAAAACTGCCTAAAGGTGACAACGTTCAAAGTCTACTTTATTCTAGATAGTTACCAAGCATGTGTCACGTTAAAGACTAAATTCAGtggacattgtttttgcctTGATCCATAAATTTAGAGGCAGCCTAACAGATGAGACTAAATAAGATCAGCCAATTTTCAGCTGATATAGTCAAATTGTCTGCAGGTGGTTGTGCATAAATAGCCCACTGCCATTTTATCTAACGTGGATGAAATACTGCATCTGTCACAGCAGAACAACCCCTTTCACTTGCTGAAATAGGAGACACCTGGTCAGCTTCATAAAGGAAGGCAATATTGGCTAAATGCAGCCAAACTGTGCATTTCTGATTCTCTGTTATAATATATCTCAGCTATTTAGGCTGCAAAGGCATTCCATTACTGCACTCCAACCAAACACATCATACCTCATGCAGTAGACATGTGCAGGACTATCTAAGCAACCTTTTTTACTCCTTACAAATAGTGTGCTAAAGCTGAAGATCAGGCCAACTTACTCAAAATACTCCTGAGCCGGGGTGGCTTTGTAAATGTCACTGACTGAGCCGTTGTCAGCCCAGTCGGAGCAGTTTGGACTGTTCCACGTGTTGTTGCAATGAACCCACGGTAGCTCGCCGGTGAAAGAGGAGAAGAGGTAGAACATTGCCCATGAGATGATGACGTTATAGTAGAAACCAACATAGAGGGAGATGAGGATCACTGTAAAGCCTACACCTGTTGAGGGAAACATAAGTTATGAATATCATAGACACTAAGGATACAATACTGAAGAATATTActactaatactaataatatTACTGTCTTTCTTGTGACCAGACATAACATATTGTTAGTGCACACCATAAAGCACACTGTGAGTATACAGTAGCCAGAGTAGCCAGTGCTACATGCCTGCAGtctcacaaaaaaagaaacaaccttCAAACGCTGCCTCTTTATGCCTTAATTATCAATCCATCTACCCTTTCTGTAAATCAGAAACAATGTCCACTCTTCTAAGGCTGTATTTAAATGTTAACCTTTGCTAGGAAGCATAACTGCAACTGTGCCTTATTGATTTCTTTGTAATGTGGATGTGATATTTGTCCAGGGAGCCATGTCTCTTATTAGCGCCACATGCGGCCGTGCTATCTCTCAATCTCCCTTCACCAACCCTTTCCAAGtccttttttcttcaaatgGATTGATCCTGGGAGGAAACCAGCTTTTTGATCAGAATAATTACTGTCAATACGGGCATGTGTACGTGTATTTGAATAATTACTGTTATCCCCCtgctgagagacagagagagagtgaagcgTGTGATTAGAACGTCAACGTACTCTGTGTGGTCCCTGACAGACGGCACATGCTCCAAGGAACACACATAGACGAAAAACACGAAGCAACACGTACACACTGCGGGCCACCTTCAGACCAACAAGGGCACGATGCCACACAAGACAGCCTTATGGCTTCTCACTGTGGAGCAACAGATGGTCTGCTGTTATCAGAGGTAACTTCTTCTAAAAAATCAAAGGGAATTCAGAGAAAGCGACGGATGAATGCACACAAATTAAAGCTTGTTTAAAAAGCGTAAAAAACAGAGCCAAGTAAAGTGTATCATTATATTTTCAACTCGTGACTTTGCTTAGAAACGTGAGTCGGACTTCATGTTTGTTTCTCCATTAGTGTATGTTTGGATGGCATTTCTCCTGAACTGCGCTTTGCTTAACGGTGTGTTGAAAAGTACCCAGAACAAGCATCAGCCAGTGTTACCTGCCACTGGGTGACACAAAAGGATGCGGACAATCAGAATAAAAGTCTAAAAGCCCAATTTTCATTTGCTTTCCATGTGAGTGCCAGCAGAACCTGATGTTCCGGGAGGGATAAACAATGCCTGTCGCTGCTCAGCTTAGAGACAAGCAGACAAAAGAGACTGGCATGTGGACAGGCAGGCATGTGGGCAGGcaagcagacagaaagacacGTAGGGATTAAAGGGAGAATGTTAGCAGACAGACAGCCATGTAGGCAGATGGACATACAGAAAAATGTAACTCGTCCCATGATACATTTATTATATTCCTAAGAGGGTGTGCGTATATCCTCGAGTGTTTGCATATGTGAGCAAGGGTCTGTCACATTTGATTTTACCTTCATACATTTTACTTTCCTACCTTTAAATATGGGACATATCTTCCAGACTCCTGCTGCCCCCTCTCTGTTATACTGACCCAGAGCCAGCTCCATGTAGAAGAGTGGCATGCCTGCTATCACCATGAAAAACAGGTACGGCACCAGAAatgcacctacacacacacacacacacacacacacacacacacaattttaaaaataaatacatttatttacttATGTCTTGCAGACATGTTCACACATGTAAATTCAAAGAACAGCATCAGTTTAGTGCCAGTTTACAGGATCATATGCAGTGTCAACGCAGATTATGAAAAtgtagtatttagtatttttacatttttctttctatgtCAAACTGCCACTGTACGATAGACAGCCCTCTTTACTCCAATAATTGACTATtctaataaaatgaaaacacaattttcaaaaGAGGGGGCTCATATATAAAAGTGTAGTTTGTCTTTGAAGATAAAGTTTATGCCTCTGACAGAACTTTTGTCATATTTCCTTACATACATATTAGACTTAGCGACGTGAAAGGCTGTGTGTTAGCCTTGACCATAGCTGCAGCATCATTTACAGCTCTTAAACATAATGAGAGCTCTATGCTAAACAGCCATAATTAGTGACACTGATTGTTAGAGCTAATCTATTCAGAACAGCTGTGGTGGTTTTTCCCCTATTTTGATCTCTGTAAAGGATTGAAATAAGACGAAAACAACGGCCATCATACACACAGATCtgaagcacacacaaacatgtgcatGTAGTACATGCATGCATAAAGTACTCTAGCCTGTAACTAAttcctccttttctctgccttcttctctctctgtttcattatttttcttatttgccTTTGCTCAGCA
The DNA window shown above is from Astatotilapia calliptera chromosome 11, fAstCal1.2, whole genome shotgun sequence and carries:
- the slc6a3 gene encoding sodium-dependent dopamine transporter isoform X2 yields the protein MSSVVAPEKPTSNTMGPKEVELILVKEQNGVQFTSTTLVTPTPTQTNPSGEEERETWGKKIDFLLSVIGFAVDLANVWRFPYLCYKNGGGAFLVPYLFFMVIAGMPLFYMELALGQYNREGAAGVWKICPIFKGVGFTVILISLYVGFYYNVIISWAMFYLFSSFTGELPWVHCNNTWNSPNCSDWADNGSVSDIYKATPAQEYFERAVLHIQDSNGIDNLGRPRWQLTSCLAVVIVLLYFSLWKGVKTSGKVVWITATMPYVVLTVLLLRGVTLPGAIDGIKAYLSVDFLRLCDAKVWIEAATQICFSLGVGFGVLIAFSSYNKFSNNCYRDAIITSSINSLTSFFSGFVVFSFLGYMSQKHNVALDKVARDGAGLVFVIYPEAIATLPGSSIWAVIFFIMLLTLGIDSAMGGMESVITGLIDEFKFLHKHRELFTLFIVVSTFLISLFCVTNGGMYVFTLLDHFAAGTSILFGVLIEAIGIAWFYGVDRFSDDIEEMIGHRPGRYWRLCWKFVSPCFLLRLAYAITPETEHHLVDNGEVRQFTLHHWLVV
- the slc6a3 gene encoding sodium-dependent dopamine transporter isoform X1 encodes the protein MSSVVAPEKPTSNTMGPKEVELILVKEQNGVQFTSTTLVTPTPTQTNPSGEEERETWGKKIDFLLSVIGFAVDLANVWRFPYLCYKNGGGAFLVPYLFFMVIAGMPLFYMELALGQYNREGAAGVWKICPIFKGVGFTVILISLYVGFYYNVIISWAMFYLFSSFTGELPWVHCNNTWNSPNCSDWADNGSVSDIYKATPAQEYFERAVLHIQDSNGIDNLGRPRWQLTSCLAVVIVLLYFSLWKGVKTSGKVVWITATMPYVVLTVLLLRGVTLPGAIDGIKAYLSVDFLRLCDAKVWIEAATQICFSLGVGFGVLIAFSSYNKFSNNCYRDAIITSSINSLTSFFSGFVVFSFLGYMSQKHNVALDKVARDGAGLVFVIYPEAIATLPGSSIWAVIFFIMLLTLGIDSAMGGMESVITGLIDEFKFLHKHRELFTLFIVVSTFLISLFCVTNGGMYVFTLLDHFAAGTSILFGVLIEAIGIAWFYGVDRFSDDIEEMIGHRPGRYWRLCWKFVSPCFLLFMVVVSFATFNPPNYGSYMFPAWANMLGWCLAMSSMTMVPLYAIYKLCTLPGKFCDRLAYAITPETEHHLVDNGEVRQFTLHHWLVV